Part of the Kamptonema formosum PCC 6407 genome, GCAATTCGATATTTCCCAGATATTCTCCTTCCATTTCCACACGACAAAGGAGGCGCTCAAATGATAAAGGTGCAAAGATATCAACGATTTTCTCAGTAATTTCTACTCGTTGTTTATGAGATATTTGATTTTTTAGCGGTTTAATTTGATTGATAATATAGTGGATATTTATTTGCTGAAAAATGCTATAATATTTATGATGATTACTCTTTTGAATTTGTCTTTCTATTCCTTGATGCCAAACCGCACCTAAACTCATTTTCTGGGAAGTTTCCTTGTATTTAACTAGCATTGAATTATCAAATTTAATGCCAATAAATTTACAAATATTTGCTAAAGCCATACTGGGATCTTCCACAAGTTCTTGGTATTTTACTAAAATATGATTCTTTTTATTAGCATATAGATAATTGATTGATATTGCTTCTTGCCAGCGCGTTATACAATGCTCTAGCTTCCATTCTCCACCCCAAGCATCAGGAGAATTTCTACTAGCTTCGTACATCGATGTAATGACATCTATACCATTTCTTAAAATATGTATAAATAAAGCATCTGGTAATAATTTTTCTAGGTATTCAATGCAGTATATATGCTCTGGTGTTTTTTCTAGCCAGACAGATTTATCTTGTTCAAAGGCTAAATTATCTAATATCTTTATAAGACAATTAGCTTTTTCTAATTCTGATTGTTCAGCATTAAAACAACTTAAATATTCAGGGCGATTGATTTCTTCAATCAAAAATATCTTCATTCTATCATCAACAGAAATCGGATATTCAAACTTTGGTAATAAATATTGAAAAAACCTCGTTTCTGGGAAAGATATCATCAAGGGATGAGCAGCCAATAAGCTTTGTAAAATAGTAGTTCCAGAGCGAGGTGCGCCAACTAAAAATATCCGTTTCATAAGAAGGAAGAGTAAGAAGAAAGCCAGAAGATTTACACAGCTAGGGTTTTAGTTAAGTAGAAGTAAGAAGGAAGAATGTTTATACAGTCAGCTTTTTAGCCATCCTTATCTTATGTTGAATTAGGTGGATTTACTTATTCGTATTTTACGTTTAATTAGGTGAGATCAATTTACGAATCCAATATATTGTCATGCACCTAGATAGTTAATTTACTTTTAATCCTTACCGATCATTCGCTAATTTCCCAACGACAAGGAGGCCAAATAATAGTTCGATAATCAACCGCCGCATGGACAATCAGCGGATAAACTTGCCAGTGGAAATCGTAGGGATAACCCCACTTCTCCTTATATACTCCCACATTCACAAAATACTCACCGCCGCCAAGATCCAATCGATCGATCCGCAGCTTAATTTTCCCCCTACCTTGAATCTGAGGTATTGCCATTTGCATTTTCTCAGTATTAGCATCAAAACAGACTTTTCCATCTTCTCGACTAATATTAACAGTAAAAATTGGAGATAATATTGCTTCTGGAGAAATATACTCAATTTCCACATCCAGGGGATCGCCACCCCGAATCTCTGAAACCGGCAACAATCGCACACTGGTAATTTCTACTTCCCCTGTACCAACTCTGTTTTCACTACTTTCAACTGGGGAAAATACTTTAGCTATTTGAGGAGATTGTGTCAGGCTGAGTTCCTGGTTTTCTACTCCCATATCCGCTGCATACTGAGCTGCTATCATTTTAGGATCGCCATACATTAAGATTTTACCTTCTTTTAACCAGATAGCTTCATCACAAAGTTGCTCGATTTGCCTGGGATTTTGAGAAACTAACATAATTGCACAACCAGAAGATTTAATCTCAGACATCCTTTGCAAACATTTTGCCTGAAAAGCCACATCTCCTACAGAGATAAATTCATCAATTAGTAACACTTTGGGATCGGTATG contains:
- a CDS encoding ABC transporter ATP-binding protein; amino-acid sequence: MKNTGIIVEGLGKRFSKFSAKKPKTIMEAALSGMRRLNPEARFWALRDVSFTVPPGKMLGVIGRNGAGKSTLLLLVGGIGKPDEGKIIVNPRIGGLLDLGAGFHRDLTGRENVFVGGVVAGLTRQEVARRFDDIVEFAEMGQFIDSPMRTYSTGMQMRLGFSVAVHTDPKVLLIDEFISVGDVAFQAKCLQRMSEIKSSGCAIMLVSQNPRQIEQLCDEAIWLKEGKILMYGDPKMIAAQYAADMGVENQELSLTQSPQIAKVFSPVESSENRVGTGEVEITSVRLLPVSEIRGGDPLDVEIEYISPEAILSPIFTVNISREDGKVCFDANTEKMQMAIPQIQGRGKIKLRIDRLDLGGGEYFVNVGVYKEKWGYPYDFHWQVYPLIVHAAVDYRTIIWPPCRWEISE